In Oryza sativa Japonica Group chromosome 11, ASM3414082v1, the following are encoded in one genomic region:
- the LOC4349877 gene encoding egg cell-secreted protein 1.2, translating into MALAVKLAVLLLLAAAAAGGSSTTTVPPLEERLGAAFDGMAAAAEGGGGGGWMMECWSAVTKLGSCTNEIVLFFVNGESYLGPDCCVAIRTVTRRCWPAMLASIGFTAQEADILRGFCDAELAAPPPPSTNASSAAPAPAPASA; encoded by the coding sequence ATGGCGCTCGCCGTGAAGCTCGCCGTCCTCCTACTACTTGCCGCGGCAGCAGCTGGAGGAAGCAGCACGACGACCGTGCCGCCGCTGGAGGAGAGGCTGGGCGCGGCGTTCgacgggatggcggcggcggcggagggaggaggagggggagggtggATGATGGAGTGCTGGAGCGCGGTGACGAAGCTGGGGTCGTGCACGAACGAGATCGTGCTCTTCTTCGTCAACGGCGAGTCCTACCTCGGCCCGGACTGCTGCGTCGCCATCCGCACCGTCACCCGCCGCTGCTGGCCGGCCATGCTCgcctccatcggcttcaccgCCCAGGAGGCCGACATCCTCCGCGGCTTCTgcgacgccgagctcgccgccccgcccccgccctccaccaacgcctcctccgccgcccccgcgccggcgccggcgtccgcTTAG
- the LOC116435279 gene encoding uncharacterized protein LOC116435279, whose amino-acid sequence MASAQDPFYIVKDEIQESIEKIQDTLHQWKQTPENTGEHVHLTKEIIASCESIQWQVVELEKAISVAERDPAYYGLNEVEIGKRRNWTSTARNQVVSIRRCVEAGKQKSAFGHSVNPSELVRSKQHIAQDNDDFIASESDQQMLLIKRQDEELDELSASVQRIGGVGLTIHDELVGQERLLGELSLDMETTTNRLDFVQKRVAMVLKKASLKGQIMMIAFLVVLFIILFVLVFLT is encoded by the exons ATGGCTTCCGCGCAGGATCCCTTCTACATCGTCAAGGACGAGATCCAGGAGTCG ATAGAAAAAATTCAAGATACTTTGCATCAGTGGAAGCAAACACCGGAAAACACTGGAGAACATGTGCATCTGACCAAAGAAATAATAGCAAGCTGCGAAAGTATCCAGTGGCAG GTGGTTGAACTGGAGAAAGCTATTTCAGTTGCTGAGAGAGATCCAGCTTACTATGGACTTAACGAGGTTGAAataggaaaaaggaggaacTGGACTAGCACTGCTCGTAACCAG GTGGTCTCCATAAGGCGGTGTGTTGAAGCTGGAAAGCAAAAGAGTGCCTTTGGCCATTCAGTCAATCCTTCTGAATTAGTGAGGTCCAAGCAGCACATTGCTCAAGATAACGATGACTTCATTGCTTCAGAATCAGATCAGCAGATGCTCCTGATTAA GCGACAGGATGAGGAATTGGATGAGCTTAGTGCTAGTGTCCAGCGAATTGGAGGTGTTGGTCTCACCATACATGATGAACTTGTTGGACAG GAAAGACTTTTGggggagctaagccttgacatGGAAACTACGACCAATAGGCTCGACTTTGTGCAG AAAAGGGTGGCCATGGTCCTGAAGAAGGCCAGCTTGAAAGGCCAGATTATGATGATAGCATTCTTGGTGGTTCTTTTCATCATTCTTTTCGTTTTGGTGTTCTTGACTTGA
- the LOC4349876 gene encoding abscisic stress-ripening protein 5 — MAEEKHHHHLFHHKKDDEPATGVDSYGEGVYTSETVTTEVVAGGQDEYERYKKEEKQHKHKQHLGEAGALAAGAFALYEKHEAKKDPENAHRHKITEEIAATAAVGAGGYAFHEHHEKKKDHKSAEESTGEKKHHLFG; from the exons atggcggaggagaagcaccaccaccacctgttCCACCACAAGAAGGACGACGAGCCGGCCACCGGAGTAGACTCCTACGGCGAGGGCGTCTACACGTCGGAGACGGTGACCACcgaggtggtcgccggcggccaggACGAGTACGAGAGGTACAAGAAGGAGGAGAAGCAGCACAAGCACAAGCAGCACCTCGGCGAggccggcgccctcgccgccggcgccttcGCCCtg TATGAGAAGCACGAGGCGAAGAAGGACCCGGAGAACGCGCACAGGCACAAGATCACGGAGGAGatcgcggccacggcggcggtcggcgccggcggctacgCCTTCCACGAGCACCACGAGAAGAAGAAGGACCACAAGAGCGCCGAGGAGTCCACCGGCGAGAAGAAGCACCACCTCTTCGGCTGA